The following proteins come from a genomic window of Montipora foliosa isolate CH-2021 chromosome 2, ASM3666993v2, whole genome shotgun sequence:
- the LOC137992531 gene encoding uncharacterized protein, with amino-acid sequence MTTELAIEREAKLRAQKKKILQLQKLKYVSGYHSTTNGGVAPTEGVNKNYLFVQDRRIKLSGHKALKATRTASECSDDRSLNNSVTSEGQTHGKVSGIESSETRGCTPEITNPVFGRESRHFIQETDWSYKAATKRDGVQIFEAEREGLYTPSFASGYSDYHRKANEIKKKVAERRRNLEFLGNRHSSLFNSSSTDNYRSVDDFRPRGAFNRKELHPQQHGFGFDTSSLYPAKSPTNSRIDNVDILLEDHYTLADQGALCDSFSAPKSYRINFEGFARKQQEILEDSLRRLEENLDSTFSRLRRYIRTVNALSRNQVQT; translated from the coding sequence ATGACTACAGAACTGGCCATAGAACGCGAGGCAAAATTACGGGCGCAGAAAAAGAAGATTCTGCAGTTGCAAAAGCTCAAGTATGTCTCCGGTTATCATTCAACGACAAACGGTGGAGTGGCACCAACGGAAGGggtgaataagaattatttattTGTGCAAGACAGGCGGATAAAGTTGAGCGGCCATAAAGCCCTCAAAGCAACTCGTACTGCGAGCGAATGCAGTGATGACAGATCGCTAAACAATTCGGTAACAAGTGAAGGTCAAACTCATGGAAAAGTTAGCGGAATTGAATCGAGCGAAACACGGGGCtgcacaccagaaattacaaaTCCTGTTTTCGGAAGAGAAAGTAGACACTTCATCCAAGAAACGGACTGGAGCTACAAAGCCGCCACAAAAAGAGACGGCGTACAAATTTTTGAAGCGGAACGCGAGGGGCTATACACTCCCTCATTCGCCTCAGGATATTCGGATTATCATCGGAAagcaaacgaaataaaaaagaaagtcgCCGAGCGAAGAAGAAATCTCGAGTTCCTGGGTAATCGACACTCCAGTCTGTTTAATTCATCATCGACTGATAATTACCGGAGTGTTGATGACTTTAGACCTCGTGGAGCCTTTAATCGCAAGGAATTGCATCCCCAACAGCATGGCTTCGGATTCGATACCAGCTCTCTGTATCCTGCCAAATCTCCTACTAACAGTAGAATTGATAATGTAGATATTTTACTGGAAGATCACTATACACTTGCAGACCAAGGAGCTTTGTGTGACTCATTCTCCGCTCCAAAATCGTACAGAATAAATTTCGAAGGTTTCGCACGTAAACAACAAGAAATATTGGAAGATAGCTTACGTCGATTGGAAGAAAACTTGGACAGCACTTTTAGCAGATTAAGACGATATATTAGGACTGTAAACGCTCTAAGCCGTAACCAAGTACAAACTTGA
- the LOC137991232 gene encoding uncharacterized protein translates to MYLVPLGDIARIHGVTFHAYADDCQLYIAFSRENVSMTKYKMETVLAEIRQWMSTNMLKLKDSKSEIIAVGEPRRNLMELQSLTVGNEEVDVTKCVRLLGFDCDSDLTSKQHVRNTAKKCFYTLTIMFKIRHCINETAAKAMVHTMITPKLDYCNAILYGLP, encoded by the coding sequence ATGTATTTGGTCCCACTTGGTGATATCGCTCGTATTCATGGTGTCACGTTCCATGCTTATGCAGATGACTGCCAACTTTACATCGCGTTTTCGAGGGAAAATGTTTCTATGACGAAGTACAAGATGGAAACTGTTCTTGCTGAGATCAGACAATGGATGTCAACTAACATGCTGAAGTTAAAGGACAGTAAGTCTGAAATAATTGCAGTAGGTGAACCTCGACGTAATTTGATGGAACTACAATCACTCACTGTTGGTAACGAGGAAGTTGATGTCACCAAGTGTGTTCGCCTTCTGGGTTTTGACTGTGACAGTGACTTAACCTCAAAACAACATGTACGAAATACCGCAAAGAAATGCTTCTACACGCTGACAATTATGTTCAAGATCAGGCACTGTATTAATGAGACTGCAGCTAAGGCAATGGTTCATACAATGATTACACCTAAACTTGATTATTGCAATGCAATTCTCTATGGTCTGCCATAG